The segment AGCAGGCAACGTGGGCAGTGCTGGGATCGGTTTTGCTCCTATTCACAGCGCGACTGGACTATCGCATCTGGCGCCGTTTGGCTTTGCCTCTCATGGGTCTTGCAGTTCTGGCCCTTATCGCAGTGCTGTTCCTAGGAGACAATCAGGAGGGTGTGGGCGCTGCGAGCTGGTTTCACGCAGGTTCCATTCAGCCCAGCGAATTCGCCAAGCTGGCCTTCATCATTTACATCGCGGCTTGGCTGGCTTCGAAGGGGGATAAGATTCGCGACATCACGTACGGCTTGATTCCCTTCTCTGTGCTGTTGGGAATTGTGGCCGGGTTGATCCTGCGGCAGCCAGATCTGGGCGCAGCCATTCTCGTCGTAGCCATTGCCGTCGCCATGTTTTTCATCGCTGGCGCTGAGGTTGTGCAATTACTCATTAGCCTGGTTGCTGGTGGGGCAGCTTTTTATCTCATTATCAAGAATTCGGAATATGCTTATAGACGGATACAGACATTCCTGAATCCAGCTGCCGACCCGCAAGGCGATGGATATCAGATTTGGAGGAGCTTGTCAACTCTGAGCTCGGGAGGCATAGCAGGACGCGGCCTGGGTTCCGGCATGGAAAAGTACATTTTACCCCTTTCGCACACGGATACTATTTTCTCGGTAATTGGCGAGGAACTGGGTTTGCTGGGTGCTCTCATCGTCATTGGCCTGTTCTTGTTTATTGCCTATCGCGGACTAGTCATTTCTTTTCGGGCGCCTGATACGTTCAGCACCTTGCTTGCTTTTGGCATCACTTGTTGGATTTTGTTCCAGGCGATTATCCACATCGCAAGCAATACCAATACGTTGCCTTTCACAGGCATTACTTTGCCTTTTTTGAGTTATGGTGGATCATCGCTCACGATGTGTATGAGCGCGATGGGAATTTTGCTCAGTATCTCACGGGTAGGTGTGGAAAAGGAGCGCAGAACCAGTGCGGTGTTTGCTTTCGGGCGGCGGAACCGGCGGCCATATCTATCCCGCTCTCGCCGTCGTGGAAGAATGGAAAAGCGCCAGCATTAGTGGGGATCTCCCGGAGCTAGAAGCTGTGCTCTACGTCGGGACGGCAGGGGGACTGGAGTCCAAGATTGTCACCAGAGCGGGAGTGGAGTTCCGTGCGGTGCAAGCCGGGGCTCTGCGTGGTCTGTCGCCCTGGCGGACGCTAGTCAACAGTTGGGCATTGCTAAAGGGCATAGTCCAAGCTTGGCGCATCCTACGTGCTTTCCAGCCAGATGTCGCGCTGGCGACAGGGGGCTATGCTTCTGTACCAGTGGTGATGGCTGCCTGGCTGCAAAGATGTCCGGTGTTGATCTATTTGCCGGATATATTGCCAGGTCTGGCCATTCGCTTTCTCGCCCATCTGGCGAGACGGGTGGCAGTATCTTTCGATGCTTCGCTGTCTTATTTTGCGTCGGACAAAGCAGTGGTCACGGGCTATCCCGTGCGCCAAGCATTGTACGCGGGGAATCGAGCAGAAGCGCGAAAGCGCCTGGGTCTGGTTCCTGAAGGACGGGTGGTATTGGTGCTGGGCGGCAGTCGGGGTGCGCATAGCATCAATCAGGCAGTTGCAGGGGTATTGGAACGGATGCTGAGCATGGCACAGGTTATCCATGTGGCTGGGGAGACGGATGCGGCTTGGCTGCGAGAGCGATGGGATGCGTTACCGGTAGACCTGCGCCAGCATTATCATCTACACGCATACCTGCATGAGGGAATGACCGATGCGTTGTTGGCCGCAGACTTAGCCGTCGCACGTGCGGGTGCGGCGACAATGGGCGAATTCGCAGCGGTTGGATTGCCAAGCATTCTGGTACCTTATCCGTATGCCGGACGGCATCAGGAAGCCAATGCTGATTTCATGGTTGACCATGGCGCTGCGCTGAAGGTCCCCGATCACAGTTTGGCGGAAGGGGCATTGTGGCCTCTGCTAGAAAACCTGTTGGTTGATGAGGAAAGGTTGCGGGCTATGTCGGATAATGCCAGAAAGCTGGCTAGACCGGGCGCAGCGCGGGCTATTGCGCAGCAGCTTGTACTGCTGGCGGGAGGGTTTTAATGGGTACTCCGTTCACGGTAGTGATACCATTTGACCACTTGCTACTCTTGTTGATGGGACTGTTCATGGTCGTCGGAGCCATGCGTGGTTTTTATCGCGAAGTGATTACAACGGTCGGTCTGGTAGCGTTGCTTGTCTTGCTGTTGCAACCCGGACTAGCAGCACCGATTATCAACTATGCCTCCAAATTGGTGCGCTTGATCCTGGCTTTCTTTGCCAGTCATGGCAGCGTGGACCTGCCAACACTGATGTCTGTTTATGAAAAGATCAGTGTGCCCTTTGACGGCCGCAATCCGTATGCCTTTCTCATCGTGGTTCTGGTGGGGTTTGTCCTGTTGTCCTATGGCACGCACAACGGTAAAGACGTGACGATGCTCAGTCGTATCCTAGGCGGTGTATTGGGTTTGTTGAATGGTTATCTGGTCATCAACTTGTTCAAAGAGTACGTCGTGAAATACATTCAGGAGAAATATCGGGCGCAAGGCGTAATAGCGATGGCGGAAACATCGCCAGAGCAAGTCTCGGTGGCTTTGCAGGATTTGCCCACGGGTGGACTGCTGGCAGGGGATCGCTGGCAGATTTTGCTCATCCTATTGGGAGTGATCGCTGCGTTATTGTTCATAAGCACGGTGACAGGTCTGTCTCTAAAGAAGAAGGAAAAGAAATGAGGGAACAACTGTGCTGCTGAGCAAAGAACGGGTGAGACGCGTGCATTTCGTAGGTATTGGAGGCATTGGCCTCAGCGCCATTGCTCGTGTCTTGCACGAAGATGGCTATCAGATTTCGGGTTCTGATAAGCAGCAGACAGCGCTCACGGCTGAGCTCGCGAATTTGGGCATGGAAATCCATCGTGGTCATCACCCTCAGAACGTCGCAGGTGCTGACCTAGTGGTTGTCTCCTCAGCGGTGGCAGAGGACAACCCAGAGGTTGTGGCCGCCAGGGAGGCGGGCATACCGGTAGTCAAACGTGCAGATCTTCTCGGTGAGATGATGGCCAACAAGTTTGGCATCGCTGTGGCAGGCACTCATGGCAAAACGACGACGACCGCCTTTATTTCTTTCGTGCTGACCAAGATGGGGTTTGATCCTACATTTATCGTTGGTGGTATCTTGGAAGACCTGGGGACCAATGCCCGCCATGGCCAAGGACCGCATTTCATCATCGAGGCGGATGAGTACGATTACATGTTCCTAGGTCTGCGCCCACGTTTGGCCGTGGTCACGGTCATCGAGATGGATCATCCTGATTGTTTTGCGGATATCGAGGACATGATGCAAGCCTTTCGGCGCTTCGTGAATTTGCTGCCAGATGGAGGCACGTTAATCGGTTGTGCGGATCAGCCTAGGGTGTTGCAGCTAATCCAGCAAGTGGGGCAGGAACAAGCGATAGATTTGATTACGTATGGGTTGAAAGATGGTGCCTGGCAGGCTCAGGACATACGCAGCAATGAATTCGGAGGCAGTGACTTTGACGTGTGGCATGGTGGTCAGGTCGCAGGGCGATGCTGCTTGCGTTTGCCAGGCCTGCACAACGTCTCCAATGCCCTTGCTGTGCTGGCAGTCATGGATCGTTTGGGCCTAAACACGGAAGAGGTACTGCCACTGTTGACCCAGTTTCGGGGCGTACGTCGGCGCTTTGAGATCAAGGGCGAGGCCAAGGGCATCGTGGTGATTGATGATTATGCACACCATCCGACTGAAATCCGGGCCACATTGGCAGCAGCTCGAAGGCGCTATGGCAATAGACGCTTGTGGGTGTTTTTCCAGCCCCATACCTACAGCCGCACCAAAGCATTGTTGGATGAATTCGCCACTAGTTTTGGCGATGCAGATCATGTCCTGATCTCCGATATTTACGCTGCTCGTGAAACCAATAACCTAGGCACGAGCGCGCGGGAATTGGTGCTGCTCATGCACCATCCCGACGTGCACTATGTGCCTACTTTGCAGGAGGCCAGCGCCTATTTGCACAAAGCGCTGCAACCTGGTGATGTCCTGCTTACCTTGGGCGCAGGGGATGGCTACTTGGTTGGTGAGACCATCCTGCGTGCTCTGAGTGGAGATGAGGGTACAACAAGATAGTGGGACTTGCTGAATTGAGCACTGCTCTGGGGGATAAAGCAATAGCAAATGAGCCGTTGTCTAGGCACACGACCTTTGGCATTGGCGGCCCGGCCGACCTGTTTGTCGTAGCGCATACGTTGTCGGAATTGCGACGCTATGTTCGCTTGGCGTGGGAGCAGGGTGTGCCCTATTTCATCCTGGGCAGTGGCGCGAATTTGCTGGTGTCCGACAAAGGCATTCGTGGCCTGGTGATCCACAACCAGTGCCAAGACGTGCAGATTCTGCCTGGAGGGGAAGAACAAACGGGATTGGTCATCGCAGAGTCAGGAGCCGCAATCCGCGCCGTTGCCCGGCAGACCATCGCTCAGGGATTGGCCGGGCTAGAGTGGGCAGTGGACGTACCCGGCACGGTGGGCGGTGCAGTAGTGGGCAATGCAGGGGCTTATGGCGGCTACGTGAGCGATAGCCTGCGCGGTGTCACCGTCTTCTCACCGAAGGATGGAGAACGCTGGTGGCGAGCAGATGAGCTTGATCTCGGTTACCGAACCAGCCGCTTTAAGCGGAGTGAGCATGCTGGTGACCCTTCACCGGTGATCTTGTCGGCTACCTTCGCCTTGCGCCGAGAAGACGCCGCGTGGATTCAGCAACGCGCTGCAGAATACAGCCAACGCCGTGCTGAAAGCCAGCCTACTGGCCTCAGCGCAGGCAGCGTCTTCAAGCGCACGGAGAAATATCCAGCGGGTTTCTTAATCGAGAACGCGGGTCTGAAGGGCAAGCAAATCGGCGGCGCGGTGGTCTCTCCCCAGCATGCCAATTTCATCATCAACCTGGGCACAGCAACAGCACGTGATGTGCAGCAATTAATTGAGTTGATTCGAGAGACGGTCTATGCCAAGTTCAAAATTCAACTCGAACTGGAGATACAACTGGTAGGAGAGTGGTAACTCTTTGCATGGGAGAGGCTTTCTGAAGTGCCTCAAGGGATAAAATCATGCGCAAGATCAGAGTAGGAGTGGTCTTTGGAGGACGTTCTGGCGAGCACGAGGTCTCGTTGATGTCTGCTAGGTCCGTCATGGATGCTCTTGACAAGAAGCGATATGAGGTAGTGCCATTGGGCATTACCCGCCAAGGCCGGTGGGTGACTAGTGGAGACCCATGGCAGACGTTACAGGCTATGCTACGAGAAACTGAGAGCGTCCAAAGGAACGCCGCAAACAGAGGACAGAGTGCTCACCCCACCCAACGCGAGTTGGTGCCAGGAATTGGAGCGGAGGGTATCCCTTACGTGGATGTGATTTTCCCCGTGCTGCATGGTCCCTACGGCGAGGATGGAACGCTGCAGGGCTTGCTAGAGATGGCAGATATCCCCTATGTGGGGGCAGGCGTCCTTGGCTCAGCACTGGGCATGGATAAAGCGGCGATGAAAGCGATTTTCCGAGCGGAAGGACTACCGATTGCGGATTATGTGCTGGTCATGCGTTGGGAGTGGGAAGGGCATCGTGCTGAGGTTTTGCGGCGGATTGAGCAAGGCATTGGCTATCCGTGTTTCGTCAAGCCAGCGAACTTGGGCTCGAGCGTGGGCGTATCAAAGGTCCACGAACCAACTGAACTGCCCGCTGCCCTGGATATTGCCGCGCGCTACGACCGCAAAATGCTGGTAGAGAGAGCGATCGATGCGCGCGAAATCGAGTGCAGTGTGCTGGGCAATGACCATCCCATCGCTTCGCTGCCAGGCGAGGTCATACCCAGGCGCGAATTCTACGATTACGAAGCCAAGTACCTGGATGAGGCAACGCAATTAATTGTCCCAGCCGATTTGCCTCCGCCAAAGGCGGCTGAGGTTCAGGAACTGGCCATACGGGCGTTTATTGCACTGGACTGTGCGGGCATGGCACGCGCCGATTTCTTTCTCGACCGTCGTTCAGGTCAGCTCTACATCAACGAACTGAATACCATACCAGGCTTTACCGCGGTCAGCATGTACCCCAAGATGTGGGAGGCCAGCGGTATCCTGTATCCCGAATTGCTCGACCGGCTGATACAACTTGCTTTTGAACGTCACAGGGATAGAAGGCGCATTTCGACATCGTATAAGACAGATGACCATTAGGAACAGGCAAAGCTCAAGACGAAGAAAACAGGGTGCAGTGCGTCGCCGCAGGCCAGCTCATCGCCAGTATGGCCTCATCATTGCGATGCCCAGGCTGCGCGTGGGAACTGCCAGCATCAGTGGCAGCCATGTGCTGGCCATGATGATATTCCTGGCGATGGTGGCTTTGTTGATCTGGTTCTGGGTTGATTTGCGCTTTTACGTCTTTGAGGCAGAGATAGAGGGGAATACATTAGTCAGCACTGATGAAATCTACCAGGCCAGCCTATTGGAGGGCATGAGCATCTTCTATGTGTGCCCTGCTGATGTGGTCAAAAACATCCGCAAGGCGATTCCTGGAGTGGTCGGAGTACATGTCAAGTGCCAATTGCCCAACCGCGTGCATATCTCCATCCGTGAGCAGGATGTGCACTTTATTTGGCACACGGCAGGCGCTGCTTTTCTGGTGGATGACGAGGGGTTGGTGCTGAAAATGTATGATGGCAGGGATGGAAGCCTGATCACAATCCGTGATTTGGATAACCGGCCACTTAAGCCGGGAGATCACGTGGAGCGCGTACCTTTGAGTACAGCGAGCCGTCTGCGTGAACTGCTTCCTGGTGTCAAAACCTTTGAATATGCTCAAGCGATAGGAATTATTTTGACGGATGCACGTGGCTGGCGTGTGTACTTTGGCGATGACCAGCGCTTATCGGAGAAAGTAGCGACAATGTATGCTATGCTGGATAAGTTAGCGAAAGAGGGGCGTGCGGTCAGGTTAATTGACCTGCGCTTTGTGTCTAGTCCTTACTATGAGTGACCAGCGATGAGCCATTGGATTATATGCTTGCTCGAATCACTTATCGCGGGTCGCTCTGCACGCCTATGGGAGGTATGCATTGGAAAGAACCATTGTTGGAATTGATGTAGGCACGACCAAGGTCTGCACGTTGGTTGGCGAACTGGATGAGCAGGATCGTCTCTGCATCCTGGGTGTAGGGGTTGCTCCCTCTCACGGGCTGAACAAGGGCGTCGTGGTGAACGTAGAAGAAGCATCCAAGTCTATTGCCGCCTCTATCGAAAAGGCAGAACGCGTTTCTGGCTATACCATCGAGTCTGCCTACCTTGGGCTAGCAGGCAAACATATCTCTTCGGTCAACAGCCGGGGTGTGGTAGCGGTTGGGCGTGGCGAGCGCTACATTACCGAGGACGATGTGGCACGCGCATTGGAAGCTGCCCAGGCCATTGCCGTGCCCCATAATCGGGAAATCGTGCACGTGATCCCACGCAGTTTCACCCTAGATGGGCAGGAAGGAGTACGGGATCCAGTAGGCATGGCTGGCTTTCGTCTGGAAGTTGAAGCGCACATTGTCACAGGTGCAGTGACTGCCATACGCAACCTAGTGCAATGCGTAGAGAGCAATGGCATTCAGGTCAATGAACTGGTTCTACAACCCTTGGCCTCCAGTGAGGCAGTGCTCACACCTGAAGAACGCGAAACCGGCGTTGTGTTGGTGGATGCTGGTGGAGGAACGACGGATGTCGCCATCTTTGTGGATGGTGGCATCTGGCATAGCGTCGTCTTGCCTGTGGGAGGGAATAATTTCACGAACGACATTGCCATCGGGCTGCGCACGTCCTTCAACACGGCCGAAGCGTTGAAAATCCAGCATGGGCATGTCCTGCCAGAGGCAATCGACCCGGAAGAGGTCATCCAGGTGGAGGTTTTTGGAGAGGGTGAAGCGCAAGTCGTCCCGCGCCAGGAGTTGGTCAAGATACTGGAGGCACGTGCGGAGGAATTGTTCGCCATGATCCAGCAAGAAATCAAACGCTCTGGTTATGAGGGTCTTCTGCCGGCCGGCGTGGTGCTTACAGGGGGAACGGCAGAACTACCGGGATTCAAGGAACTGGGACGTGAAATGTTGGAACTGCCGGTGAGAATTGGCCGCGTACGCGACATCGGTGGCCTAGCGGATACGGTCAGTAGTCCGGCTTATGCGACAGCGGTGGGATTGCTGCTGTGGGGATTACATCACGAGCCGTCCGAAAGGAGGTTGAGAAAGCGTGAAAGTCGTTGGTCGGATTTATACAAGCGATTTGTAGATATTTTGAGGGCATTCTTACCCCATTGAAAAGGAGAGAAACAAATGGTAGGTAAAAGGGAAGAGTTGGAGAATTTTGCTCAAATTAGGGTCGCTGGCGTTGGCGGTGGTGGATGCAATGCAGTCAACCGCATGTTGGAAGCAGGCGTGCAGGGTGTGGATTTCATTGCCGTGAATACAGATGCCCAGGCGTTGATGCTCTCGCGGGCGCCAATGCGTGTGCGCATCGGCGAGAAATTGACGCGCGGCCTCGGCTCTGGTGGCAATCCCACCATCGGTGCCAAAGCGGCTGAAGAGTCCCGCGATGAACTCTACGAAGTCCTGAAGGGCTCCGACATGGTGTTTATCACCGCCGGCATGGGTGGTGGAACGGGCACAGGAGCCAGTCCGGTGATTGCGGAAATCGCCAGGGAGCTGGGTGCGCTGACCATTGGCGTAGTTACCCGGCCGTTTACGTTCGAGGGCGTCCAACGCGCCAAAGCGGCTGATGAAGGCATTGCCAAACTCAAGGAAAAAGTGCACACTCTAATCGTCGTGCCCAACGATCGACTGCTGCAGATTGTGGACAAGAAAGCCTCGATAGAAACCGCTTTTCGCGTGGCCGATGACGTCTTGCGGCAAGGGGTACAGGGCATCTCCGAAATCATCACCGTGCCTGGCCTGATCAATGTGGATTTCGCCGATGTGCGTTCGGTGATGGCAGAGGGCGGATCCGCACTGATGGGTATTGGCCGGGCTAGCGGGGATAACCGCGCAGTGGAGGCGGCAAAGCAAGCCATTTCCAGTCCATTGCTGGACGTGACTATTGATGGCGCAAAGGGCGTATTGTTCAATGTCTGTGGCGGCCCCAGTCTCACGCTCTTTGAAGTGGACGAGGCTGCTGCCGTAATCCGGGAGCGCGCTGACCGCGAGGCCAATATCCGCTTTGGCGCAGTGATTGATCCGAGCATGGATGACGAGATTCAACTGACCGTTATTGCCACTGGGTTCAATGCCGAAGCGCGTGTCCAAGCCAAGCCATATGCAGTCCACTCCAGAAAGACCATTGACTTCCCAGTGCGTTCTTTCGAGAGCGAAGACTTGGACATTCCAGCCTTCTTGAGGCGGCGATAGATCAGAGGTTAGGCAGCGAGTAGGGGATCGTTTCTGGGTCGCTACCCTTACTCGCTGCTTAACTGGTAGGTAGGCTTACTGTTTTGTACCACGTGTTGCGTGCGGCGTATTTCACGCTGCATGGGGAGCAGCTCGCAAGTTCTGCAAGGAGCAGGAAGAGCTGTGCAGCGAGCTACTCGTTACTCATTGACAGAACAAATCTTAAAAAATCCCCATTTTTAAGTCTTTTCCACTTGCCATTCTGCTGATTCTATGCTAAACTACATGCTTGCTACTAGATATAGCCCTACATCGCAGTTTCTCTACTACATCTAGTAGTCACTCCGTTTTTCTCTTTCATTTCCTGTACGGTGTGATAAGGCTATAGTGCTCGTCCAGTGCCAGCAGGCGTATCCATATGCGCGCTAGGTGATCGCACCGCAGACCGATCATGCTTGGAAGGAGAAATACAATGCGCTGTCCCTATTGTCAGGAAGGTGATTCTCGCGTCATTGACACCCGCGAGGTGGGGAATACGATCCGCAGACGCCGTGAGTGCACGCGGTGCAGACAACGGTTCACTACCTATGAGCGTCTCTCTCCGGTTAGCCTTTTTGTCGTCAAGCGCGATGGACGCCGTGAGCCATTCGATCGTGAGAAACTGTACCATGGCATCTACAAAGCCTGTGCTAAGCGTCCTATCTCCGAGGAGCAGATTGAGAAACTCGTGAGCCATATCGAGAGCGAACTCTTTGCCTTGGGCAAAGCTGAGGTGGAGAGCAAGGTCATTGGCGAGATGGTCATGGAGCGTTTGCGCGATCTCGATGACGTTGCCTACGTGCGCTTTGCCTCCGTCTACCGACGCTTCAAGGATGTTGATGGGCTGGTGGAAGAGATCAAGGAGTTCAAGAAATGGAAGCAGCGCGGTGAGCCTGATGCAGCGAAAGAGAGCAAACGCACCAGGCGAACGCCACAACAATGACAGATATTCCCAGAGGTGGAGAAGAATTGGGGATACGGAGAAGCGATGATGGATATAGCTGACTCAGCAGTACAAGAGGACCAACAAGCCACTACTGGCATTGCCTTTGTGCAAAAAAGAGATGGGCGTATTGTCGTCTTCGACCAGAAACGCATCGATGCTGCGATACTGCGCGCATTCAAAGCTGTTGGCTTGGGTGAGCCCAAGGAGCGTGTTCAAGCACTCTCGCAGCAGGTTGTCGAGCTCCTAGTGCAGCGCTTTGGCTCCGATGCTTGCCCTCATGTAGAGCAGATACAGGACATCGTGGAAGAAGTGTTGATCCTGGCCGGTGAGGTCAAGGTCGCCAAGGCCTATATCCTGTACCGCCAGCAACGCTCCCAGGTACGCGACACTTCCCGGCTTTTGCTGGATGGCATGAAACTGGTGGACGATTACATTGATCGGGTCGATTGGCGGGTCAACGAGAACGCCAATATGAATTATTCGCTGCAGGGATTGAACTTTTACATAGCATCGAGCATCGCGGCTAAGTACTGGTTGGACAAGATCTATCCTTTGGAGGTGCGCCAGTACCATCTGGAGGGAGACTTTCACATCCACGACCTGGGCATGTTGGCAACCTATTGCTGTGGTTGGGACATGCAGGATCTATTGCTCAGAGGGTTTGGTGGAGTACCAGCAAAACTGGAAAGCAAACCGCCCAAGCATCTGCGTACTGCTCTGGGGCAATTGATCAACTTTTTCTACACTGTACAAGGTGAATCTGCAGGGGCGCAGGCCATCTCCAATTTCGATACACTCCTGGCGCCCTTTGTGCGCTATGATGACCTCTCGTACCCTGCTGTGAAGCAGGCCATGCAAGAATTTGTCTTCAATATCAATGTGCCTACACGGGTAGGTTTTCAGACTCCCTTCACCAACGTTACCCTGGACCTCACTCCGCCCAGTACCTTGGCAGACGCGCCTGTTATTGTGGGGGGTAGGCTTGGCTCCGAAAACTATGGCGATTTCCAGCACGAGATGGGCCTCATCAACCGTGCCTTTGCCGAGGTACTGTTGGAAGGTGATGCCCGAGGACGCGTATTCACTTTTCCCATCCCGACCTACAATATCGCGAAGGATTTCGACTGGGATAATCCAGTGCTCGAACCACTATGGCGCGTGACGGCCAAGTATGGCATTCCTTACTTCGCCAACTTTATCAACAGCGACCTGAAGCCGGAAGATGCGCGCTCCATGTGTTGTCGCCTGCGACTTGACAACCGGGAGTTACGCAAGCGGGGCGGGGGACTTTTCGGTGCCAATCCGCTCACTGGCAGCATCGGTGTGGTGACCATCAACTTGCCGCGCATTGGCTACCGTGCCACAAGCGAGGATGATCTGTTCTATCGTCTCGCCCATGTCATGGAGGTCGCCCGCACTTCGCTGGAAATCAAGCGGAAAGTGCTGGTGCGGCACACCGAACAGGGTCTCTATCCGTACAGCAGGTACTATTTGCAACCGGTGTACGAGCACTTTGGTTCCTATTGGGCCAATCATTTCTCCACTATTGGCATCGTGGGCATGAACGAGTGTTGCCTCAATTTTTTGGGCGTGGGGATAGGGCATCCGGAAGGGCGGGATCTGGCCATCCGCGTGCTGCGGTTCATGCGCCAAAAGCTCCAGGACTTTCAGAGTGAAACGGGGCATCTGTACAATTTGGAAGCCACGCCGGCAGAGA is part of the Chloroflexota bacterium genome and harbors:
- the ftsW gene encoding putative lipid II flippase FtsW, whose protein sequence is MGTKQRATMRIDYPLLFVVLVLVILGLMMIYSATFTWEDQVAILSKQATWAVLGSVLLLFTARLDYRIWRRLALPLMGLAVLALIAVLFLGDNQEGVGAASWFHAGSIQPSEFAKLAFIIYIAAWLASKGDKIRDITYGLIPFSVLLGIVAGLILRQPDLGAAILVVAIAVAMFFIAGAEVVQLLISLVAGGAAFYLIIKNSEYAYRRIQTFLNPAADPQGDGYQIWRSLSTLSSGGIAGRGLGSGMEKYILPLSHTDTIFSVIGEELGLLGALIVIGLFLFIAYRGLVISFRAPDTFSTLLAFGITCWILFQAIIHIASNTNTLPFTGITLPFLSYGGSSLTMCMSAMGILLSISRVGVEKERRTSAVFAFGRRNRRPYLSRSRRRGRMEKRQH
- the murG gene encoding undecaprenyldiphospho-muramoylpentapeptide beta-N-acetylglucosaminyltransferase; its protein translation is MRCLLSGGGTGGHIYPALAVVEEWKSASISGDLPELEAVLYVGTAGGLESKIVTRAGVEFRAVQAGALRGLSPWRTLVNSWALLKGIVQAWRILRAFQPDVALATGGYASVPVVMAAWLQRCPVLIYLPDILPGLAIRFLAHLARRVAVSFDASLSYFASDKAVVTGYPVRQALYAGNRAEARKRLGLVPEGRVVLVLGGSRGAHSINQAVAGVLERMLSMAQVIHVAGETDAAWLRERWDALPVDLRQHYHLHAYLHEGMTDALLAADLAVARAGAATMGEFAAVGLPSILVPYPYAGRHQEANADFMVDHGAALKVPDHSLAEGALWPLLENLLVDEERLRAMSDNARKLARPGAARAIAQQLVLLAGGF
- a CDS encoding UDP-N-acetylmuramate--L-alanine ligase, whose amino-acid sequence is MLLSKERVRRVHFVGIGGIGLSAIARVLHEDGYQISGSDKQQTALTAELANLGMEIHRGHHPQNVAGADLVVVSSAVAEDNPEVVAAREAGIPVVKRADLLGEMMANKFGIAVAGTHGKTTTTAFISFVLTKMGFDPTFIVGGILEDLGTNARHGQGPHFIIEADEYDYMFLGLRPRLAVVTVIEMDHPDCFADIEDMMQAFRRFVNLLPDGGTLIGCADQPRVLQLIQQVGQEQAIDLITYGLKDGAWQAQDIRSNEFGGSDFDVWHGGQVAGRCCLRLPGLHNVSNALAVLAVMDRLGLNTEEVLPLLTQFRGVRRRFEIKGEAKGIVVIDDYAHHPTEIRATLAAARRRYGNRRLWVFFQPHTYSRTKALLDEFATSFGDADHVLISDIYAARETNNLGTSARELVLLMHHPDVHYVPTLQEASAYLHKALQPGDVLLTLGAGDGYLVGETILRALSGDEGTTR
- the murB gene encoding UDP-N-acetylmuramate dehydrogenase — translated: MGLAELSTALGDKAIANEPLSRHTTFGIGGPADLFVVAHTLSELRRYVRLAWEQGVPYFILGSGANLLVSDKGIRGLVIHNQCQDVQILPGGEEQTGLVIAESGAAIRAVARQTIAQGLAGLEWAVDVPGTVGGAVVGNAGAYGGYVSDSLRGVTVFSPKDGERWWRADELDLGYRTSRFKRSEHAGDPSPVILSATFALRREDAAWIQQRAAEYSQRRAESQPTGLSAGSVFKRTEKYPAGFLIENAGLKGKQIGGAVVSPQHANFIINLGTATARDVQQLIELIRETVYAKFKIQLELEIQLVGEW
- a CDS encoding D-alanine--D-alanine ligase — its product is MRKIRVGVVFGGRSGEHEVSLMSARSVMDALDKKRYEVVPLGITRQGRWVTSGDPWQTLQAMLRETESVQRNAANRGQSAHPTQRELVPGIGAEGIPYVDVIFPVLHGPYGEDGTLQGLLEMADIPYVGAGVLGSALGMDKAAMKAIFRAEGLPIADYVLVMRWEWEGHRAEVLRRIEQGIGYPCFVKPANLGSSVGVSKVHEPTELPAALDIAARYDRKMLVERAIDAREIECSVLGNDHPIASLPGEVIPRREFYDYEAKYLDEATQLIVPADLPPPKAAEVQELAIRAFIALDCAGMARADFFLDRRSGQLYINELNTIPGFTAVSMYPKMWEASGILYPELLDRLIQLAFERHRDRRRISTSYKTDDH
- a CDS encoding FtsQ-type POTRA domain-containing protein, translated to MRRRRPAHRQYGLIIAMPRLRVGTASISGSHVLAMMIFLAMVALLIWFWVDLRFYVFEAEIEGNTLVSTDEIYQASLLEGMSIFYVCPADVVKNIRKAIPGVVGVHVKCQLPNRVHISIREQDVHFIWHTAGAAFLVDDEGLVLKMYDGRDGSLITIRDLDNRPLKPGDHVERVPLSTASRLRELLPGVKTFEYAQAIGIILTDARGWRVYFGDDQRLSEKVATMYAMLDKLAKEGRAVRLIDLRFVSSPYYE
- the ftsA gene encoding cell division protein FtsA is translated as MERTIVGIDVGTTKVCTLVGELDEQDRLCILGVGVAPSHGLNKGVVVNVEEASKSIAASIEKAERVSGYTIESAYLGLAGKHISSVNSRGVVAVGRGERYITEDDVARALEAAQAIAVPHNREIVHVIPRSFTLDGQEGVRDPVGMAGFRLEVEAHIVTGAVTAIRNLVQCVESNGIQVNELVLQPLASSEAVLTPEERETGVVLVDAGGGTTDVAIFVDGGIWHSVVLPVGGNNFTNDIAIGLRTSFNTAEALKIQHGHVLPEAIDPEEVIQVEVFGEGEAQVVPRQELVKILEARAEELFAMIQQEIKRSGYEGLLPAGVVLTGGTAELPGFKELGREMLELPVRIGRVRDIGGLADTVSSPAYATAVGLLLWGLHHEPSERRLRKRESRWSDLYKRFVDILRAFLPH
- the ftsZ gene encoding cell division protein FtsZ, with the translated sequence MVGKREELENFAQIRVAGVGGGGCNAVNRMLEAGVQGVDFIAVNTDAQALMLSRAPMRVRIGEKLTRGLGSGGNPTIGAKAAEESRDELYEVLKGSDMVFITAGMGGGTGTGASPVIAEIARELGALTIGVVTRPFTFEGVQRAKAADEGIAKLKEKVHTLIVVPNDRLLQIVDKKASIETAFRVADDVLRQGVQGISEIITVPGLINVDFADVRSVMAEGGSALMGIGRASGDNRAVEAAKQAISSPLLDVTIDGAKGVLFNVCGGPSLTLFEVDEAAAVIRERADREANIRFGAVIDPSMDDEIQLTVIATGFNAEARVQAKPYAVHSRKTIDFPVRSFESEDLDIPAFLRRR
- the nrdR gene encoding transcriptional repressor NrdR — translated: MRCPYCQEGDSRVIDTREVGNTIRRRRECTRCRQRFTTYERLSPVSLFVVKRDGRREPFDREKLYHGIYKACAKRPISEEQIEKLVSHIESELFALGKAEVESKVIGEMVMERLRDLDDVAYVRFASVYRRFKDVDGLVEEIKEFKKWKQRGEPDAAKESKRTRRTPQQ